A genomic stretch from Achromobacter spanius includes:
- a CDS encoding Ldh family oxidoreductase, which produces MPADSRVDVVGWERWAIACLRAQDFNEEDARSLAGSLAQTSLWGIDSHGIARLPHYLNRVAHGSILARPVIRIERTGPGTAQLHGGQGQGIVVAHRANALAMELAREAGIAAVGVSNSSHCGAVGLYSRAAARQGLIGIAYTHSDSIAAPHGGHQAFFGTNPISMAFPRADGEPLCLDMATTAIPWNRVMNARRDGVALPPGVALDAQGRDCTDADAVRALRPLGGEEYGYKGYGLAMMIELLCGPLNGNPFGPHISPMYDALDRPRELGAFFIVMDPQRFAGGAALASVVAAMAGELSQAPGAPRMPGDPEAEAQAERLRDGIPVPPALWNEMQGWSQRLRVTLPARRA; this is translated from the coding sequence ATGCCCGCTGATAGCCGAGTGGACGTCGTTGGATGGGAACGCTGGGCCATCGCCTGCCTGCGCGCGCAAGACTTCAACGAGGAGGATGCGCGCAGCCTTGCGGGCAGCCTGGCGCAAACCAGCCTATGGGGCATAGATTCGCACGGCATCGCGCGCTTGCCGCATTACTTGAACCGCGTGGCGCATGGCTCCATTCTGGCGCGTCCGGTCATCCGCATTGAACGCACCGGGCCAGGCACGGCGCAATTGCACGGGGGGCAAGGGCAGGGCATTGTGGTGGCGCACCGCGCCAACGCGCTGGCGATGGAACTGGCGCGCGAAGCCGGCATCGCTGCTGTCGGCGTCAGCAATTCCTCGCACTGCGGCGCGGTGGGCCTGTATAGCCGCGCGGCCGCCCGGCAAGGCCTGATCGGCATTGCCTACACGCATTCGGATTCCATTGCCGCGCCCCACGGCGGCCATCAAGCCTTCTTCGGCACCAACCCCATTTCGATGGCGTTCCCGCGCGCGGACGGCGAGCCGCTATGCCTGGACATGGCCACCACCGCCATTCCGTGGAACCGCGTCATGAACGCCCGTCGCGACGGCGTGGCCCTGCCGCCAGGCGTCGCATTGGACGCTCAAGGCCGTGATTGCACGGACGCCGACGCGGTGCGCGCGTTACGACCCTTGGGCGGAGAAGAATATGGCTACAAGGGCTACGGGCTGGCCATGATGATTGAGCTGCTGTGCGGCCCCTTGAACGGCAATCCCTTTGGTCCGCACATTTCCCCCATGTACGACGCGCTGGATCGCCCGCGTGAATTGGGCGCGTTCTTCATCGTGATGGATCCGCAGCGCTTTGCGGGTGGTGCCGCGCTAGCGAGCGTGGTGGCGGCGATGGCGGGGGAATTGTCGCAAGCGCCCGGCGCTCCCCGCATGCCGGGCGACCCCGAAGCCGAGGCCCAGGCCGAGCGCTTGCGCGATGGCATCCCCGTGCCGCCGGCATTGTGGAACGAGATGCAGGGCTGGAGCCAGCGCTTGCGCGTGACGCTGCCCGCGCGCCGCGCTTAG
- a CDS encoding mannitol dehydrogenase family protein: MLERLNSESLPRLPADVEKPAYDRSRLTPGIVHLGLGAFHRAHQAVMTDLAIEASGDMSWGILGVSLRSRATRDALTPQDGLYTLALREGGVDGQPREQLRVVGSVLRVMVAEEDPNAVLERIAYPQTRIVSLTVTEKGYSHEPATGYLRWDDPDILHDIENPQRPRSTIGILVYGLALRRERGLPPVTLLSCDNLLGNGDMLRSLVLAFALRVDVALTAWIDTYCTFPNSMVDRIVPGTDDGDRARIATRLGVQDAWPVVGEPYLNWVIEDKFAAGRPAWETQGGATFVRNAEPYERLKLRMVNGPHSTLAYLGTLLGHRTISASAQTPALRDFVDAMMRLEIAPTLKGIPASGLEEYHHRFLARITNPALPHPSSQVAMDGSQKVPQRLLETLRDRLRTGDDINRLTLAVAAWLHYLRGEDELGARYAIEDPLAARLAKLLSRAEVAARASAPSQAAHRRAMVLAAFKPVFGDLGKKPDFVAALASHLENLREHGVMAAVKAAT, encoded by the coding sequence ATGCTCGAACGTTTGAATTCGGAGTCGTTGCCGCGCCTGCCCGCAGACGTGGAAAAGCCGGCCTATGACCGCAGCCGGCTCACGCCCGGCATCGTGCATTTGGGCCTGGGGGCATTTCATCGCGCGCATCAGGCGGTGATGACGGACCTGGCCATCGAGGCCAGCGGCGACATGAGCTGGGGCATCCTGGGCGTGTCGCTGCGCAGCCGCGCCACGCGCGACGCCCTGACACCGCAAGACGGCCTGTACACGCTGGCCCTGCGCGAGGGCGGCGTCGACGGTCAGCCCCGCGAACAACTGCGCGTGGTGGGCTCTGTGCTGCGAGTGATGGTGGCCGAGGAAGATCCCAACGCCGTGCTTGAGCGCATTGCGTATCCGCAGACCCGCATCGTCAGCCTGACCGTGACCGAAAAGGGTTATAGCCACGAACCGGCCACCGGTTATTTGCGCTGGGATGACCCGGACATTCTTCATGACATTGAAAACCCGCAGCGCCCGCGCAGCACCATCGGCATCCTGGTCTACGGGTTGGCGCTGCGTCGCGAGCGCGGCCTGCCGCCCGTCACGCTGTTGTCTTGCGACAACCTGCTGGGCAACGGCGACATGCTGCGCAGCCTGGTGCTGGCCTTTGCCCTGCGCGTGGACGTGGCGCTGACCGCCTGGATCGATACGTACTGCACCTTTCCCAATTCCATGGTGGACCGCATCGTGCCCGGCACCGACGACGGCGACCGGGCGCGCATCGCCACGCGGCTGGGGGTGCAGGACGCCTGGCCCGTGGTGGGCGAGCCCTATCTGAACTGGGTGATCGAAGATAAATTCGCGGCCGGTCGCCCGGCGTGGGAAACGCAAGGCGGCGCCACCTTTGTGCGTAACGCCGAACCCTATGAACGCCTGAAGCTGCGCATGGTGAACGGGCCGCACTCCACCCTTGCCTACCTGGGCACCTTGCTGGGGCATCGGACCATCAGCGCGTCGGCGCAGACGCCGGCCTTGCGTGATTTTGTCGATGCCATGATGCGGCTGGAAATCGCACCCACCTTGAAGGGCATTCCGGCCAGCGGACTGGAGGAATATCACCACCGTTTCCTGGCCCGTATCACCAACCCGGCTTTGCCGCACCCGAGCTCGCAAGTGGCCATGGACGGCTCGCAGAAGGTGCCGCAACGGCTGCTTGAAACCCTACGCGACCGCCTGCGCACGGGCGACGACATCAACCGCCTGACGCTTGCCGTGGCGGCGTGGCTGCACTATCTGCGCGGCGAAGACGAGCTGGGTGCGCGTTACGCCATCGAAGACCCGCTGGCAGCGCGCTTGGCCAAGCTGCTGTCGCGCGCCGAGGTCGCCGCGCGGGCGTCGGCCCCTTCGCAAGCGGCGCACCGCCGCGCCATGGTGCTGGCAGCCTTCAAACCCGTGTTTGGCGACCTGGGAAAAAAGCCCGACTTCGTCGCCGCGCTGGCCTCGCATCTGGAAAACCTGCGCGAGCACGGTGTGATGGCCGCGGTGAAGGCAGCAACTTGA
- a CDS encoding UxaA family hydrolase produces MSQNEMAFIRIHPADNVVIARRQLVSGTRLEGEGVTVQGLVPPGHKVAVRAIAEGEPVRRYNQIIGVARQAIAAGQHVHTHNLEFSEFERDYAVGQGAHPTDYVAQPATFEGIVRPDGRIATRNYIGILTSVNCSATVARAISDHFRRDIHPEALAACPNVDGVVALTHGAGCATGSEGEPLKVLRRTLGGYARHANFGGLMVVGLGCETNQIGGLMEQEGLRESGLLHTFNIQDTGGTRKTVARGIELVERMLDQANQVRRQSVPASHLTVGLQCGGSDGYSGISANPALGAAVDLLVRHGGTAILSETPEIYGGEHLLTRRAQTPAVAEKLLARVRWWEDYCARNDAEMDNNPSAGNKAGGLTTILEKSLGAIAKSGTTNLTDVFEYAEPVRTRGLVFMDTPGYDPVSATGQVAGGANLICFTTGRGSAYGCAPAPSLKLSTNTALWQRQSDDIDINCGEVVDGAQSVAQMGERIFQLMLQTASGRRTRSEEHGYGQNEFVPWQLGAVM; encoded by the coding sequence ATGTCCCAGAACGAAATGGCGTTCATCCGCATCCACCCGGCGGACAACGTGGTGATCGCCCGGCGCCAACTGGTCAGCGGCACGCGGCTGGAAGGCGAAGGCGTGACGGTGCAGGGGCTGGTGCCGCCTGGTCACAAGGTGGCCGTGCGCGCCATCGCCGAGGGCGAACCGGTGCGCCGCTACAACCAGATCATCGGCGTGGCGCGGCAGGCCATCGCGGCCGGGCAGCACGTGCACACGCACAACCTGGAGTTCTCTGAATTCGAGCGCGACTACGCGGTGGGGCAGGGCGCGCACCCCACCGATTACGTGGCGCAGCCTGCCACCTTCGAGGGCATCGTGCGCCCCGATGGCCGAATCGCCACGCGCAACTACATCGGCATCCTGACCAGCGTGAACTGTTCGGCCACCGTGGCGCGCGCCATCTCCGACCACTTCCGCCGCGACATCCATCCCGAGGCGCTGGCCGCCTGTCCGAACGTGGACGGCGTAGTGGCGCTGACGCATGGCGCGGGCTGTGCCACCGGCAGCGAGGGCGAGCCGCTGAAAGTGCTGCGCCGCACGCTGGGCGGCTATGCGCGCCACGCCAACTTTGGCGGGCTGATGGTGGTGGGCCTGGGCTGCGAAACCAACCAGATCGGCGGCTTGATGGAACAAGAAGGCCTGCGTGAAAGCGGCCTCTTGCACACCTTCAATATCCAGGACACGGGCGGCACGCGCAAAACCGTGGCGCGTGGCATTGAACTGGTCGAGCGCATGCTGGACCAGGCCAACCAGGTACGCCGCCAATCGGTGCCGGCCAGCCATCTGACGGTGGGCCTGCAATGCGGCGGTTCCGACGGTTATTCGGGCATCAGCGCCAACCCGGCGCTGGGTGCGGCGGTGGATCTGCTGGTGCGTCATGGCGGCACCGCGATCCTGTCGGAAACGCCCGAGATCTATGGCGGCGAACACCTGCTGACGCGCCGCGCCCAAACGCCCGCCGTGGCCGAAAAACTATTGGCGCGCGTGCGCTGGTGGGAAGACTACTGCGCCCGCAATGACGCCGAAATGGACAACAACCCATCGGCCGGCAACAAGGCGGGCGGGCTGACCACCATTCTTGAAAAGTCCTTGGGCGCCATTGCCAAGAGCGGCACCACCAACCTGACCGACGTGTTCGAGTACGCCGAGCCCGTGCGCACGCGCGGCCTGGTGTTCATGGACACGCCGGGCTACGACCCCGTGTCCGCCACCGGCCAGGTGGCGGGCGGCGCCAACCTGATCTGCTTCACCACCGGCCGAGGTTCCGCCTATGGCTGCGCACCCGCGCCGTCCTTGAAGCTGTCGACCAACACCGCCTTGTGGCAGCGCCAGTCAGACGACATCGACATCAATTGCGGTGAAGTGGTGGACGGCGCGCAAAGCGTGGCGCAGATGGGCGAACGCATTTTCCAGCTGATGCTGCAAACGGCGTCGGGCCGCCGCACGCGCAGCGAAGAGCACGGGTATGGCCAGAACGAATTCGTGCCGTGGCAACTGGGCGCGGTGATGTAG
- a CDS encoding fumarylacetoacetate hydrolase family protein produces the protein MKLMRYGAKGAEKPGLIDSQGKVRDLSAVLPDITAQTLSAARLAELRALDASTLPLVANPGRVAPPWSGMGKFICIGLNYADHAAESGLPVPAEPVIFMKPTSAVVGPNDPVVLPQDSIKTDWEVELGVVIGEKARYVSEADAMKHVAGYCVVNDVSEREYQIERGGTWDKGKGCDTFGPIGPWLATADEIPNPQDLEMWLEVNGKRYQNGSTRTMVFGVAQLVAYVSRFMTLYPGDLISTGTPPGVGMGQKPAPVYLKAGDEIKLGIAGLGEQRQRVHAWDPALIDG, from the coding sequence ATGAAACTGATGCGCTATGGCGCCAAGGGCGCCGAGAAACCTGGCCTGATCGACTCGCAGGGCAAGGTGCGCGACCTGTCTGCCGTGCTGCCCGACATCACCGCGCAAACGCTCAGCGCCGCGCGCCTGGCCGAACTGCGCGCGCTGGATGCATCCACGCTGCCGCTGGTGGCGAACCCGGGGCGCGTGGCGCCGCCGTGGAGCGGCATGGGCAAGTTCATCTGCATTGGGTTGAACTACGCCGACCACGCCGCCGAATCGGGCCTGCCCGTGCCGGCCGAACCCGTCATCTTCATGAAGCCGACCTCAGCGGTGGTGGGCCCCAATGACCCCGTCGTGTTGCCGCAGGATTCCATCAAGACCGATTGGGAAGTTGAACTGGGCGTGGTCATCGGCGAAAAGGCGCGCTACGTCAGCGAGGCCGACGCCATGAAGCACGTGGCCGGCTATTGCGTGGTGAACGACGTGTCCGAACGCGAATACCAGATTGAACGCGGCGGCACGTGGGACAAGGGCAAGGGCTGCGACACCTTCGGCCCCATTGGCCCGTGGTTGGCCACCGCCGACGAAATTCCCAATCCGCAAGACCTGGAGATGTGGCTGGAAGTGAACGGCAAGCGCTACCAGAATGGCAGCACGCGCACCATGGTGTTCGGCGTGGCGCAGTTGGTGGCGTACGTCAGCCGCTTCATGACGCTGTACCCCGGCGACCTGATCAGCACCGGTACGCCGCCCGGCGTGGGCATGGGACAAAAGCCCGCGCCCGTTTATCTGAAGGCGGGCGACGAGATCAAGCTGGGCATCGCGGGCCTGGGCGAACAGCGCCAGCGCGTGCATGCCTGGGACCCGGCGTTGATCGACGGCTGA
- a CDS encoding SDR family oxidoreductase, with amino-acid sequence MSQRLQGKTAIVTAAGQGIGRAVAEAFAREGADVLAVDINAEALLTLSGCRTQVLDVTDGRAITALVEGAGPVNVLFNGAGFVHAGTILDCDEDAWDFSFNLNVRSMYRLIRACLPGMLARGAGSIVNMASVAGSIKGAPNRCAYGATKAAVIGLTKSVAADFVAQGIRCNAICPGTVESPSLRQRIEAQAVASGQTIAVVEAAFTARQPMGRIGRTDEIAALAVYLASDESAFTTGTAQVIDGGWSN; translated from the coding sequence ATGTCGCAAAGACTGCAAGGCAAGACCGCCATCGTGACCGCCGCCGGCCAGGGCATCGGCCGCGCCGTGGCCGAGGCATTCGCGCGCGAAGGCGCCGACGTGCTGGCCGTGGACATCAATGCCGAGGCGCTGCTGACGCTGTCCGGCTGCCGCACGCAAGTGCTGGACGTGACCGATGGCCGCGCCATCACCGCGCTGGTGGAAGGCGCGGGGCCGGTGAATGTGCTGTTCAACGGCGCGGGCTTTGTCCACGCCGGCACCATCCTGGACTGCGACGAAGACGCGTGGGACTTTTCCTTCAACCTGAACGTGCGGTCCATGTACCGGCTGATCCGCGCCTGCCTGCCTGGCATGCTGGCGCGCGGCGCGGGGTCCATCGTCAACATGGCGTCGGTGGCGGGCAGCATCAAGGGCGCGCCCAACCGCTGCGCTTATGGCGCGACGAAGGCCGCCGTGATCGGGCTGACCAAGTCGGTGGCGGCGGACTTCGTGGCGCAAGGCATCCGCTGCAATGCCATCTGCCCAGGCACCGTTGAATCGCCGTCCTTGCGTCAGCGCATCGAAGCGCAGGCGGTGGCCAGCGGGCAGACGATAGCCGTTGTCGAAGCTGCCTTCACCGCCCGCCAACCCATGGGCCGCATCGGCCGCACCGATGAAATCGCCGCGCTGGCGGTGTATCTTGCCAGCGATGAATCCGCCTTCACCACCGGCACCGCCCAGGTGATTGACGGCGGCTGGTCCAACTGA
- a CDS encoding TRAP transporter large permease has translation MGILIGTFLLLMILGLPVAVSMVGASLLFILASGSVPDVVVAQRMIAGIESFPLLAVPFFILAGNLMNIAGITGRIYNFAVALVGWMRGGLGQVNIIGSVVFAGMSGTAIADAAGLGTIEIKAMKDHGYNTEFAVGVTAASATLGPIIPPSLPFVIYGMMANVSIGSLFLAGLIPGVVLTLLMMLTVAYYARRNNWGGDVAFNWRRLGGAGLEVLIVLAFPLLIWLMTLAGVSPNLATGIAFAALLLLDWRFNFSAVMALMAPVILIGGMTLGWFTPTEAAVAAVIWALFLGLVRYRSMTLKTLAKASFDTIETTASVLFIVTAASVFAWLLTTTQAAQALTDAILSVTQNKWVFLLMANVLILIVGCFIDTIAAITILVPILLPIVLQLGIDPVHFGLIMVLNLMIGLLHPPMGMVLFVLARVSRLSVERTTMAILPWLLPLFAALIAITYIPQITLWLPTAMGMAGK, from the coding sequence ATGGGCATATTGATTGGAACGTTTCTGCTGTTGATGATCCTGGGCCTGCCGGTGGCGGTGTCCATGGTGGGCGCGTCGCTGCTGTTCATTCTGGCTTCTGGCAGCGTGCCCGACGTGGTGGTGGCGCAGCGCATGATCGCGGGCATAGAGTCGTTTCCGCTGCTGGCCGTGCCGTTCTTCATCCTGGCGGGCAACCTGATGAACATCGCCGGCATCACCGGCCGCATCTACAACTTCGCGGTGGCGCTGGTGGGCTGGATGCGCGGCGGCCTGGGTCAGGTGAACATCATCGGCTCGGTGGTGTTCGCCGGCATGTCGGGCACCGCGATTGCCGACGCGGCGGGCCTGGGCACCATTGAAATCAAGGCCATGAAAGACCATGGCTACAACACGGAGTTCGCGGTCGGGGTCACCGCCGCATCCGCCACGCTGGGCCCCATCATTCCGCCGTCCTTGCCCTTCGTCATCTACGGCATGATGGCCAACGTGTCGATCGGCTCGCTGTTCCTGGCGGGCCTGATCCCGGGCGTCGTGCTGACCTTGTTGATGATGTTGACCGTGGCCTATTACGCGCGCCGCAATAACTGGGGCGGCGACGTTGCGTTCAACTGGAGGCGCCTGGGCGGGGCAGGGCTGGAAGTGCTGATCGTGCTGGCGTTTCCGTTGTTGATCTGGTTGATGACGCTGGCCGGCGTATCGCCCAACCTGGCCACCGGCATCGCCTTCGCGGCGCTGCTGCTATTGGATTGGCGCTTCAACTTTTCGGCCGTCATGGCCTTGATGGCGCCGGTGATCTTGATTGGCGGCATGACGCTGGGCTGGTTCACCCCCACCGAGGCCGCCGTGGCCGCCGTGATCTGGGCGCTGTTCCTGGGCCTGGTGCGCTACCGCTCGATGACGCTGAAGACCTTGGCCAAGGCCTCATTCGACACCATCGAAACCACCGCATCCGTGCTGTTCATCGTGACGGCGGCATCGGTCTTTGCCTGGCTGCTGACCACGACGCAGGCCGCGCAGGCGCTGACCGACGCCATCCTGAGCGTGACGCAGAACAAGTGGGTGTTCCTGTTGATGGCCAACGTGCTGATCCTGATCGTGGGTTGCTTCATCGACACCATTGCCGCCATCACGATCCTGGTTCCCATCCTGCTGCCCATCGTGCTGCAACTGGGCATCGACCCGGTTCACTTCGGCTTGATCATGGTCTTGAACCTGATGATCGGGCTGCTGCATCCACCCATGGGCATGGTGCTGTTCGTGTTGGCGAGGGTGTCGCGCTTGTCGGTCGAGCGCACCACCATGGCTATCCTGCCGTGGCTGCTGCCGCTGTTCGCGGCGCTGATCGCCATTACCTACATCCCGCAGATCACGCTGTGGCTGCCCACCGCCATGGGCATGGCCGGCAAATAA
- a CDS encoding TRAP transporter small permease — protein MHSNAKAAPMAAVSHRPGPVSTPSHANPSTSHAGPSSGPHQTSVDDIVHSFEEADQHKVDLSSYQPEDWICLAIFWMMSLLVFLQFFSRYVLNDSFAWTEELAVYCLIGVVFLGAAMCVRTCRHIQVDFLYRYLPKPVGRVLATAIDILRTAFFGYAVWLTYRYIVLVGDEPMTTLFWNKSYVYWVALAGFAMMFLRSLQVSARNWRQGYSILENPAAYDAQD, from the coding sequence ATGCACTCCAACGCGAAAGCGGCGCCGATGGCGGCCGTGAGCCATAGGCCGGGTCCGGTGTCGACCCCCAGCCACGCCAACCCGTCTACCAGCCACGCCGGCCCGTCCTCCGGCCCGCACCAGACCAGCGTCGACGACATCGTCCACAGCTTCGAAGAGGCCGACCAGCACAAGGTCGACCTGTCCAGCTACCAGCCTGAAGACTGGATCTGCCTGGCCATATTCTGGATGATGTCCCTGCTGGTCTTCCTGCAGTTCTTCTCCCGCTATGTACTGAACGACTCCTTTGCCTGGACCGAGGAACTGGCGGTGTATTGCCTGATTGGCGTGGTGTTTCTGGGCGCCGCCATGTGCGTGCGGACCTGCCGCCACATCCAGGTGGACTTCCTTTACCGCTACCTGCCCAAGCCGGTGGGCCGCGTGCTGGCTACCGCGATCGATATCTTGCGCACCGCCTTTTTTGGCTATGCGGTGTGGCTCACGTACCGCTACATCGTGCTGGTGGGCGACGAGCCCATGACCACGCTGTTCTGGAACAAGTCCTATGTGTACTGGGTGGCCCTGGCGGGCTTTGCCATGATGTTCCTGCGGTCGCTGCAAGTGTCGGCGCGCAACTGGCGGCAAGGCTATTCCATCCTGGAAAACCCCGCGGCCTACGACGCGCAGGATTGA
- a CDS encoding sialic acid TRAP transporter substrate-binding protein SiaP: protein MNKGNAIKVLFAAVALAVSGSALAQTKLKWAHVYETSEPFHTSSVWAAQEIEKRTNGRYHIDVYPASQLGKENDINQGLTLGTVDMIISGSSFAAKSFPRIGVTYYPYTFRSPEHLIAYTKSDIYKELTQGYDQKSGNHIVATTYYGTRQTTSNRAFTKCAEMKGLKIRVPDVAAYLAMPRACGANTAPIAFAEVYLALQNGTVEAQENPLTTIEAKKFYEVQKNIILTGHIVDHLNTVISGKLWKSLSDADKKVFAEVAQQAAEKASAEVAASEKKMVDVFKKRGLNVAEVNVEDFRKTVLEKVPFEQYGYQKSDWEKIQAVK from the coding sequence ATGAATAAAGGCAACGCTATCAAAGTGCTGTTTGCCGCCGTCGCGCTGGCCGTCAGTGGCAGCGCGCTGGCGCAAACCAAGTTGAAATGGGCGCATGTGTACGAGACTTCCGAACCCTTCCATACCTCGTCGGTGTGGGCGGCGCAGGAAATCGAAAAACGCACCAACGGCCGCTATCACATCGATGTCTATCCCGCCTCTCAGTTGGGCAAGGAAAACGACATCAACCAGGGGCTGACCCTGGGCACGGTGGACATGATCATTTCCGGGTCCAGCTTCGCCGCCAAGAGCTTCCCGCGCATCGGCGTCACCTACTATCCCTACACCTTCCGCAGCCCCGAGCACCTGATCGCCTACACCAAGAGCGACATCTACAAAGAGCTGACGCAAGGCTACGACCAGAAAAGCGGCAACCACATCGTCGCCACCACGTACTACGGCACACGCCAGACCACGTCCAACCGCGCCTTCACCAAGTGCGCGGAAATGAAAGGCTTGAAGATCCGGGTGCCGGACGTGGCCGCCTACCTGGCCATGCCGCGCGCCTGTGGCGCCAACACCGCGCCGATTGCGTTCGCCGAGGTCTACCTGGCCTTGCAGAACGGCACGGTGGAAGCGCAGGAGAACCCGCTGACCACCATCGAAGCGAAGAAGTTCTACGAGGTGCAGAAGAACATCATTCTGACGGGCCACATCGTCGACCACCTGAACACGGTCATCTCGGGCAAGCTCTGGAAGAGCTTGTCTGATGCCGACAAGAAGGTCTTCGCCGAAGTCGCCCAGCAGGCGGCGGAAAAGGCCTCGGCCGAGGTCGCCGCGAGCGAAAAGAAAATGGTGGATGTGTTCAAGAAGCGCGGGCTGAACGTGGCCGAAGTCAATGTTGAAGACTTCCGCAAAACCGTGTTGGAGAAGGTGCCGTTCGAGCAATACGGCTACCAGAAGTCGGATTGGGAAAAGATCCAGGCGGTGAAGTAG
- a CDS encoding FadR/GntR family transcriptional regulator, producing MPIQTIEPRRLYRQIADQLRLLIEAGEFPVGARLPPERDLALKLGVSRPSVREALIALEVEGWVEVRMGSGVYVQSLSGAPRASLTAESPLETIRARWTIEGELAAQAARNPAPALVDGLLEAVGAMEDEARAASVPIRGDRLFHLRVAEMASNAVLVRVVGELFDERHNPLSVKLGDYFENPDSWAAAITEHRRVISAIAAGDEAAARVAMHHHLSCSFDRLTASWPGAAETMRIDSKEPAAS from the coding sequence ATGCCGATCCAGACCATCGAGCCGCGCCGCTTGTACCGCCAGATCGCCGACCAACTGCGCTTGCTGATCGAGGCGGGCGAATTCCCCGTGGGCGCGCGCCTGCCGCCGGAACGCGACCTGGCGCTGAAGCTGGGCGTGTCTCGCCCGTCGGTGCGTGAAGCCTTGATTGCGCTGGAAGTGGAAGGCTGGGTGGAAGTGCGCATGGGGTCGGGCGTATACGTGCAAAGCCTGTCGGGCGCGCCGCGCGCCAGCCTGACGGCGGAAAGCCCCTTGGAAACCATCCGCGCGCGCTGGACGATCGAAGGCGAGCTTGCCGCGCAGGCGGCTCGCAACCCGGCGCCCGCGCTGGTGGATGGCCTGCTGGAAGCGGTGGGCGCCATGGAAGACGAAGCCCGCGCGGCCAGCGTGCCCATACGCGGCGACCGGCTGTTCCATTTGCGCGTGGCCGAAATGGCCAGCAACGCCGTGCTGGTGCGCGTGGTGGGCGAACTATTCGACGAACGCCACAACCCCTTGTCCGTGAAGCTGGGCGACTACTTCGAAAACCCCGATAGCTGGGCCGCCGCCATCACCGAGCACCGCCGCGTCATCAGCGCCATTGCCGCGGGCGACGAGGCCGCCGCGCGCGTCGCCATGCATCACCATCTTTCCTGCTCGTTCGACCGCTTGACCGCCAGTTGGCCGGGCGCGGCCGAAACGATGCGCATCGATAGCAAAGAACCGGCGGCGTCCTGA
- a CDS encoding diacylglycerol kinase, whose product MTYDPQHSPFKSSGGLRRILNALRYSWQGLKAAVKYEAAFRQELALAVLMIPAAFFLGRTTVEVFFLVGTVVMVLAAELLNSAIEALADALSVERHPLLGRAKDLGSAAVMLLLIFAGVVWVGVAISRFVMH is encoded by the coding sequence ATGACCTACGACCCGCAACACTCGCCCTTCAAAAGCTCCGGCGGCTTGCGCCGCATCCTGAATGCGCTGCGCTATTCGTGGCAAGGCCTGAAAGCGGCCGTCAAATATGAAGCCGCGTTCCGCCAGGAACTGGCGCTGGCCGTGCTGATGATTCCGGCGGCGTTCTTCCTGGGACGCACCACGGTCGAGGTATTTTTCCTGGTGGGCACGGTGGTGATGGTGTTGGCGGCCGAGCTGCTGAATTCCGCCATCGAAGCGCTGGCCGACGCCTTGTCGGTGGAACGCCACCCGCTCTTGGGGCGCGCCAAGGACCTGGGCAGCGCGGCCGTGATGCTGCTGCTGATCTTCGCCGGCGTCGTCTGGGTGGGCGTAGCCATCAGCCGATTCGTCATGCATTGA